The sequence below is a genomic window from Dermacentor albipictus isolate Rhodes 1998 colony chromosome 2, USDA_Dalb.pri_finalv2, whole genome shotgun sequence.
CTGACGGAGTGGCCTATACTGCCCTAGTCAATCTTGGTCCTCCCGAAGCGCAAGACATTCACCACATATCGACATTTGGAGAAAATCGTCCATGTGCTGAAGCTAGGAGGACGTCACGTGACTCTCGAATGGTTACGGCCAAACAGCTTCACAAACTGCGTCACTCGCAACGCTAGCTTTAAGAAGCAGGTCTCGTTTGCAAGCTCATTTCGATCGAGCATTTCCGCATACAAATGTTGTAGGGACGAGCAGAAACTATGGGTTCGCCTGCAGCCACAACTGTACACAAAGCTAGAAGGTGTGAATATGAAATGTGAAGTTACTCCCTTGATGGTTACCGAgcttacagatttttttttttttgcttcaactTGAAGAGAAGCGTGAACCTAGCAAACAGATATATACAGATATGGATCCTGTATTAATAACTCAGACCACTGAAATTAATATTACCGAAATTCGTCTCACAACTCTTCGGCTGTGGTGCTGGCGGTCACAACATGTTTGTATACGTGTACATACGAGTTAGCTGCGGCATAACACCACCAACCCGCAGCAAATTTCTCAATGTTTAAACGCTCCAACTTCAATAGGAAGGCAGTTATTGCGCGCGTTTCCCACAGCAGATAAAGCCAACGGGCTTAAATAAATATGTTGTCgccacccccccaaaaaaaaattaaagaagttAAAACAGCAAGAACCAACAACCACAACaaaatagcaaaacaaaaaaatgggCCTGTATATCCTTTGGTTTGCGTTGAGAAACCATAAGCACGATATTGAAACGTTGACTTGCTCGGGCTGTAATACTGAGCCAATTGAACATTGGTAACAACAAGAACAGGAAAATGAACAAGTAGGGCATTTGGTTCATCTGCGAAACCGCAAGCAGCTTAAAGACCCATTGAAAATATGAACGGTGTCAAGGACGTTCGCGCGAGAACCAAGAACTCCTTCTTGGACTGCTTGGTACTTGCTGAAAGACACATTTGGCCGCTAAAGGACACTACACACAAAAAGAAGCACGAACACTACTGACCACGAAGGCGGCACATCCAACTGATTTACGTATTGCGCAAACGAACGAATCAGCCACcgtgaaacataaaaaaaaatgcaaatgtcatccgaagcaagttctttttttttcgatttctagTTGTCTCAAGAGCTGGGATTCGTCTTCCAACTACCCGTGCCTCCCTCTGTCTGTACATATTAGTGTGCCTATACATGCCCCCTTatataaaaatcagttggaaatGCCATCCGTATGGTCGtgaatgtacagtcaacagcaaaagtttacgggatgcggtttcctCTTCAAAcgtgaattcctgcactgttaaggcatgacacatcgtatttaatgaatcactgtgtaggtggcgaaggctactacatgcaggaacatttaattcgaggctgtgtgaccacgctttgcgagaattcagcttcttggcaggatccagcgtcccgtaaacttttgcggttgactgtgcGAGCTTCTTCGACCGGGCAAATGCGTCCTCGCACTCAGCGTCAGAACCGTCCGGCCACGTCGACCGAGATCTCCAGCGAGCGCGGGCAGTGTTCGGACGCCGCGCGCCAGTACGGCGAATCCTTCTCGGCCTTCTTGCGGGCGCTCAGCTTGCCGTATAGGCACATGGCGTGGCTGTGCCGACACGCCTCCCaccgcgacgagttcgcgtcggCGCCTTCGGCGGCGAACAGCGAGGGCCAGGCCGTGTACGCGACCGGCATGAGCACGTGCCACGGCAGCACGAGCACGCCCCGGCATCGGCGGCCGGCCTCGGCCAGAGGCGCCACGCTGGCGACGCCGCACCGCTCGAGCAGCGCGTCGTGCAGCAGCGGCGGCCCCAGGGACGACTTGACGTCCGGGTGGTGGTCGCTGGCGATACGCTTCATGGCGTCGCGCACGAACGAGTGGCCCGCCTCGAAGAACAGGAAGCTGTTGCTCACCGAGTCGCCCTTGCGCTGCACCGGAGTGTCGACGTCGAGGATTCACACTTTGAAGGGACTATAAAAAGAAAGGTACATCGTAATATCTTGCGCGTGACTTCGCTGTATAATAATTTAAACCTTAAAGGTGCACAAGGGCTTACACTATTTTACGGTATTGGGAGCACCGAGCGGTCAACGGTGTGCGAGAACTCGGTTATATGCAGCTTTGCAGACCACACGACGCGTCAGTTGTGAGATTGGGATACATCTGCGAAGGAGTGTCGCTCTTTAATTTGGCTGCGTCACcttaccgtgtgtcccagctaagaTTAGCCAAGCTGTCcaacgggaaagaaaaaaaagattaaaagcGCGGTTTGTATCGCTGCTGGCAcgtacaccagcagcgaagtggAATACACTTGCTAACTCCAGTAACAGCTCTGTGTTTGTCTTGTTGAGCTCTGCACCAGCAGGTGCACGGCTGCCGCGTGCAGGCGACATCGCGTTTGCGGCATCCGCCCATCCAGCAGAACGCCCAGTCCGCATGCGTTTAGCCGGATGCCAGACACGCTAAAACTCCCCAAATGCCCAGCCTGTCGCGTCTCCCGTGCCCGCTCACCAGCGACGTCTGGGATAGGCAGGCGTCGAATCCATGGAGTGGCCGCATGACCACGGTGTCCTTGTCGAGATAGACGCCGCCTCGCTTGTAGAGAAGCGCCAAGCGCAGCGCGTTTGAGAGTTGCTCGTTGACGCCGGGGCCGTCCTTGAGAGGGTCCGGCAGACTCCACGAGCCCAGCGGCGTGCCCCGGATCACATCAGCAACCTGCATGCGGTGTGCGGTGCGAATTCCTTTATAGCTAGTGAAATGGGCAGCGGGGAAAAAATATGACGATAGGAACACATGCAGAGGAAGAAATGCGCAAACCAATGGATAGATATGCGGGTGATGAAAGGCTACCTCTTGCAGCTTACAGCTGAGGTAGTGTGCCACaagaaaactttaaaaaataCACGCACACAGGAGTGGCGCAAGGAAGAATGAACAAGAGCGTCCTGTGCACGGAGAGAAACACACAAGGCAGCACTAATCTTTTAGATATGCTTCCGCATCTATTTGCCTCTTTTTCTCCGTGTGTACTTGCGCTTCACTATTCTTCCCCACGAAGAAAGCGATGCACATAACGAAATTAAACACATTAGGAAATTTAGCGAAACAAGGGTAAGTATACATCTATCCAAGTCACTTGCTATAAAGCAGCCAGTCAGATCTGTCCAgcacatgttttagttgatatgTAAAAGACTAGCGATGCAGGTGCGGCTCATGGAgacaatgcagcgatcgcgtacaCGTCGAAACGGCGGCGGCGACTGAACGATTGTTCGGTAGCAGTTCACGATTGAAAGCTGCAGAAAGGGTTACAAAAAAGGCGCCGTATATAGCGGATGACTCCATCTATACTTTCGCCACTATCATGTTTCCTAACCGCGCTATATATGCACACGAACGGCGAGGTGGCGTGCGAACCCA
It includes:
- the LOC135915457 gene encoding lactosylceramide 4-alpha-galactosyltransferase-like, which gives rise to MEGVPLLGVEPPSRPLAFVTRQAAREVSFRRRLLSSTNELRRFAARLTAAAVIVMATLYFTVASKSYEGNVKSARGTGNKSRMLFLETGHAFDVTGRFSCAIESAARHHPGWTVNVLAAVGTPNSTDVWLDGPFRQMLGRFPNVAFDSVQVADVIRGTPLGSWSLPDPLKDGPGVNEQLSNALRLALLYKRGGVYLDKDTVVMRPLHGFDACLSQTSLRKGDSVSNSFLFFEAGHSFVRDAMKRIASDHHPDVKSSLGPPLLHDALLERCGVASVAPLAEAGRRCRGVLVLPWHVLMPVAYTAWPSLFAAEGADANSSRWEACRHSHAMCLYGKLSARKKAEKDSPYWRAASEHCPRSLEISVDVAGRF